The following are encoded together in the Triticum dicoccoides isolate Atlit2015 ecotype Zavitan chromosome 6B, WEW_v2.0, whole genome shotgun sequence genome:
- the LOC119323962 gene encoding uncharacterized protein LOC119323962 — MSTAAASRPSSPVLLSPFPNYQSASLSRVKLSVAGSPAKSFSVSSPPSSPTAAPKIRRSCMCSPTNHPGSFRCSLHKERKQEAPAAGSCSKHTASTCAQLVPSGSGSGCSKRSYSGLAQRIPMGSGHWARKALVPSHAVQQLQHRKRVVERFHAGASRLSVASMAGRSNQ; from the coding sequence ATGTCGACGGCGGCTGCATCCCGGCCCAGCAGCCCTGTGCTTCTGAGCCCCTTTCCCAACTACCAATCCGCCTCGCTCTCCCGTGTCAAGCTCTCGGTCGCCGGCTCGCCGGCCAAGTCCTTCAGCGTCTCGTCTCCCCCCTCCTCCCCCACCGCAGCTCCCAAGATCCGTCGGTCCTGCATGTGCTCCCCGACGAACCACCCCGGCTCGTTCCGCTGCAGCCTCCACAAGGAGCGAAAGCAGGAGGCCCCGGCCGCCGGCAGCTGCAGCAAGCACACGGCCAGTACGTGCGCGCAGCTCGTCccaagcggcagcggcagcggctgctCTAAACGCTCGTACAGCGGACTGGCGCAGCGCATCCCCATGGGGAGCGGGCACTGGGCACGCAAGGCGCTCGTGCCATCCCACGCGGTGCAGCAGCTGCAGCACCGGAAGCGAGTGGTGGAGCGGTTCCACGCCGGGGCTAGTCGGCTCTCCGTCGCCTCCATGGCCGGCCGCAGCAACCAGTAA